The sequence below is a genomic window from Streptomyces sp. NBC_00582.
TCGCCCGTGATCCCGAGGACCAGGATCCACACGCCGCCGACGACGAGCGCCAGCCCTTCCAGAGCGGCCAGTGCGGCGGCGTACGTCAGCCGGCGCGGGCGCGGTCCGGTGGCGTCCGGGGTGGTCTCGGGGGCGAGGGGGCTCGGCTCACTGCTCACCCCTGAAGGGTAGCCCCGGCCCTGCCCGCACCTCCGGCTGCCCGGCCCGTCCTCCGGCGGCCCGCCCTTCGCTCCCGGGCCCGTGTCGAGGCTCACGTCCGATCTCTTACCGCTTCCCCACCTCGGCCTGTGCCCGGGTACCACCCAGTAGGTACGCTGCACCCCATGCGTGCACTTCTCGTGGTCAACCCGGCGGCAACCACCACCAGTGCACGGACGCGTGACGTCCTCATCCACGCACTCGCCAGCGAGATGAAGCTGGAGGCGGTCACCACCGAGTACCGCGGGCACGCGCGCGACCTGGGCCGGCAGGCGGCGGAGAGCGGGAACACCGATCTGGTGGTGGCGCTCGGCGGCGACGGCACGGTGAACGAGGTGGTCAACGGCCTGCTGCACGCCGGCCCCGACCCGGAGCGGCTGCCCGGCCTCGCGGTGGTCCCCGGCGGCTCCACCAATGTCTTCGCCCGCGCCCTGGGCCTGCCCAACGACCCGGTGGAGGCGACCGGCGCCCTGCTGGACGCCCTGCGCGAGCGGCGCGAGCGCACGGTCGGCCTGGGGATCGCCTCGGGCACCCCGGGCACGGAGGACGAGGCGGTGCCCTCGCGCTGGTTCACCTTCAACGCCGGGCTCGGGTTCGACGCGGGAGTCGTCGGCCGGGTCGAGCAGCAGCGGGAGCGGGGCAGGAGGTCGACGCACGCCCTCTATCTGATGCAGGCCGTGCGGCAACTGCTGGGCGAGCCGGACCGCCGGCGCGGATCGATCACCCTGGAGACCCCCGGCGCCGACCCGGTGACCGATTTGGTGCTCTCCATAGTCTGCAACACGGCTCCGTGGACCTATCTGGGCAATCGCCCGGTGTACGCGTCGCCTAAGGCCTCGTTCGATACCGGGCTCGACGTACTCGGTCTCAGCCGTCTGTCCACCGCCGCGGTTGCCCGGTATGGCACCCAGTTGCTCACTTCGTCCCCCGAGCGCGGCCCTCAGGGCAAGCATGCGCACTCCTTCCATGACCTGGACCGGTTCACCTTGCATTCGAAGGTGCCTCTCCCCCTCCAGATGGACGGCGACCACCTGGGACTGCGTACGAGCGTGACGTTCACAGGCGTACGCCGTGCACTGCGTGTGATTGTGTGAGCAGAAAGGGCTGAAGTCCTT
It includes:
- a CDS encoding diacylglycerol/lipid kinase family protein translates to MRALLVVNPAATTTSARTRDVLIHALASEMKLEAVTTEYRGHARDLGRQAAESGNTDLVVALGGDGTVNEVVNGLLHAGPDPERLPGLAVVPGGSTNVFARALGLPNDPVEATGALLDALRERRERTVGLGIASGTPGTEDEAVPSRWFTFNAGLGFDAGVVGRVEQQRERGRRSTHALYLMQAVRQLLGEPDRRRGSITLETPGADPVTDLVLSIVCNTAPWTYLGNRPVYASPKASFDTGLDVLGLSRLSTAAVARYGTQLLTSSPERGPQGKHAHSFHDLDRFTLHSKVPLPLQMDGDHLGLRTSVTFTGVRRALRVIV